A stretch of Vairimorpha necatrix chromosome 2, complete sequence DNA encodes these proteins:
- a CDS encoding exopolyphosphatase (PRUNE): protein MIELKESLENFFKKNIKRIQKQRLKICMGSITCDIDSFISSLVLAHAINAIFVVNMRKEVFKSKGDLIWVCEKYQINTEDLIFLERNVTPPFIEIGQFDPYLLVGNKKIYIKSKHIKLILTDHNEPIKELEHCKVEMIIDHHTTTHAISQIKKIYIDTGVGSCSTLVSRYLANDLSKKAKSGTKNFLQNKNQLCSQIASLLIIPILMDTKFLKRRVSFHDIAEYKKLKKLSRKSKSELKNEIKNINKARRNDQYQSTSIMLQKNYKSYVSIYDSFGISVIKYQFENWIDREAKNVHEYEQDKKGHGNYKLISFSRGQEVDYYIVSCRKKNVRTIIIFDYPYIETLSNELGLKKIVHKEIEYYIIDVSITRKMLIRKMLQINRKYKPWLYEYEYDY, encoded by the coding sequence ATGATCgaattaaaagaaagtctagagaatttttttaaaaaaaatataaaaagaattcaAAAACAGCGCTTAAAGATTTGTATGGGAAGTATTACATGTGATATTGACTCATTTATAAGTTCATTAGTATTAGCACACGCTATAAATGCAATATTTGTAGTAAACATGAGGAAAGAGGTATTTAAAAGTAAAGGAGATTTGATCTGGGTATGcgaaaaatatcaaataaacACAGAGGACTTAATATTCCTAGAAAGGAACGTTACACCGCCCTTTATTGAAATTGGGCAATTTGATCCATATCTATTAGTAGGcaataagaaaatttatataaaatctaaacacattaaattaatattaactGATCATAATGAACCTATTAAAGAATTAGAACATTGTAAAGTAGAAATGATAATAGATCATCATACAACAACTCATGCGATTTCacaaataaagaaaatttacattGACACCGGCGTAGGATCATGCTCAACTTTAGTATCAAGATATCTTGCAAATGATCTATCAAAGAAAGCAAAAAGTGggacaaaaaattttttacaaaataaaaatcaactTTGCTCTCAGATTGCTTCACTACTTATTATTCCGATTTTAATGGACAcaaaattcttaaaaagAAGGGTTAGTTTTCACGATATTgcagaatataaaaaattgaaaaaattatcacgTAAATCGAAGagtgaattaaaaaacgaaattaaaaacataaacaaaGCAAGAAGAAATGACCAATACCAGAGTACAAGTATAATGTTACAAAAAAACTACAAAAGTTACGTTTCAATATACGATAGTTTTGGCATCTcagttataaaatatcaatttgAAAATTGGATAGATCGAGAAGCTAAAAATGTACATGAATATGAACAAGATAAAAAAGGACACGGTAATTACAAACTCATCAGTTTTTCTCGGGGGCAAGAAGTGGattattatattgtatcctgtagaaaaaaaaatgtaagaacaattattatatttgattatCCATACATTGAAACTTTATCGAACGAGCTTGggcttaaaaaaattgtacaTAAAGAAATAGAGTACTATATAATAGATGTAAGTATAACAAGAAAGATGTTAATACGAAAAATGCTCcaaataaatagaaaatataaacctTGGTTGTATGAGTATGAATAtgattattaa
- a CDS encoding serpin-type proteinase inhibitor 1 has protein sequence MQKFIQAIVNLSYRMFEELISIKDDLEKNQAISPIAFTQALGLLANSIQEDQRDSIIKKLGFGLGIGNFNENSMNYLKHLVFKTEDNNIIVVKNYLLYRNNYKIERKFKNFVKKYFDAFITSYDIKKKKDTIALINDKIAEDTNNSILNAMDSFSSDTCLLIMNIIYLKQEWCNEFDYTQKEKFIALNQKEVLLDMMHQDKAVEYNCFADETLIAIDMPFLSSDLSFIAIMPRKLSDFNKVAKNYCSSKKLDDLLNSMEPQLVALTFPKFKFEYEIYFNTFAESLKLEEDLGHLLINILTPQPNNYEAIGKQKVIIEVNELGMEVFVKTEFDIPDGRVEAPGPVLTLKFDQTFFWVIMKKDKDYGINTPIVMGKFNGLETD, from the coding sequence ATGCAAAAATTCATACAAgctattgtaaatttatcttatcGAATGTTTGAGGAACTAATATCAATAAAAGATGATTTAGAAAAGAACCAGGCCATCTCGCCGATTGCATTCACTCAAGCCTTAGGTCTTCTTGCAAATTCTATACAAGAGGATCAACGAgattcaataataaaaaaattaggaTTTGGTCTTGGCATTGGcaattttaatgaaaacTCAATGAATTATCTTAAACACTTGGTATTTAAAACAGAAGATAACAATATTATAGTcgttaaaaattatttactgtacagaaataattataagattgaaagaaaatttaagaattttgttaaaaagtattttgaTGCATTTATAACTTCATAtgatatcaaaaaaaagaaagataCTATAGCCCTCATTAATGATAAAATCGCCGAAGATACTAACAATTCTATTCTCAATGCTATGGACTCGTTTTCTTCTGACACttgtttattaataatgaatattatatatttgaaaCAAGAATGGTGTAATGAGTTTGACTATAcccaaaaagaaaaatttatagccttaaatcaaaaagaaGTATTACTAGACATGATGCACCAAGACAAGGCTGTTGAGTATAACTGTTTTGCTGATGAGACGTTAATTGCCATTGATATGCCATTTCTTTCCTCCGATTTGAGTTTTATAGCGATTATGCCTCGAAAACTTTCAGATTTTAACAAAGTAGCTAAAAACTATTGCTccagtaaaaaattagatgatttattaaattcaatgGAGCCTCAACTTGTTGCTTTGACCTTTCCCAAATTCAAATTTGAATAtgagatttattttaatactttTGCTGAAAGTTTGAAACTTGAAGAGGACCTTGGTCACTTGcttataaacattttaacaCCGCAACCAAATAATTATGAAGCCATTGGCAAACAAAAGGTAATAATTGAAGTAAATGAACTAGGAATGGAGGTGTTTGTTAAAACTGAGTTTGATATTCCTGATGGCAGAGTTGAGGCACCCGGCCCCGTGctaactttaaaatttgatcaAACCTTTTTTTGGGTTATAATGAAGAAAGATAAGGATTATGGAATTAATACACCTATTGTAATGGGAAAATTTAATGGACTAGAAACCGATTAA
- a CDS encoding putative sulfate transporter, whose amino-acid sequence MSYKNFIITLLSSTFLLYTLTILDFLSIGSNLYLQSSHNIKLENFNMMVFTVTTIISQIIYGGLSNLQAGVCGGAIFESASMVRNIHETCELYTTNTTESLSNAFFAVMISTLIFGLFSYFLGCLKMGSFFSYIPRSALFGVMTSIGYNLMKDGFSQVYEEKALFTSYISMAVIIFLVILAYFLEKKFEGYVFFIPLYTCTVLILFYSIFLPFGFNLSWLRSNFLVPEISTGNISVSEFTKYLSLSVINKKLLFKLIPKILGLSLVNMIHITVNIPSFSSCMKINSNINREFKVQGIANIFTGLFGYPTYFINCTSIYFNKSGGTTKMHSLLSGLFLIGLIFIGPMSRQILPRILLAFIPVYMGGAFVISNLLEHIFVASYIDISIILLSTIIGIYNPILGLICGSLYQLLIFYISLKISNNEYEELNEYYKKIQKNYKMVKIDFPACFINKEKLKKNLKIESNKILIDMRNCQYIDYEGNEMILEIIRNMEGEVLMIGDPINLYKEKFRSVLI is encoded by the coding sequence ATGTCttataagaattttatcattactcttttatcttctacatttcttttatacaCTCTTACAATCTTAGATTTCTTAAGTATTGgttcaaatttatatttacaatcttctcataatataaaattagaaaatttcAATATGATGGTTTTTACTGTAACAACCATCATTTCACAGATTATTTACGGCGGATTAAGCAATTTACAAGCTGGCGTCTGTGGTGGCGCAATATTCGAATCTGCTTCTATGGTCCGAAATATTCACGAGACATGTGAATTATACACGACAAATACTACTGAATCTTTATCTAATGCCTTTTTCGCAGTGATGATTAGTACACTAATATTCGgattattttcatatttcttGGGATGTCTTAAAATGGGCTCATTTTTTAGTTATATTCCTAGATCTGCTTTGTTTGGTGTTATGACGTCAATAGGTTACAATCTTATGAAAGATGGCTTTTCACAGGTTTATGAAGAGAAAGCACTTTTTACTAGTTATATTAGTATGGCtgttataatatttctagtTATATTggcatattttttagagaagaaatttgaaggttatgtcttttttattccTTTGTACACTTGTACTgtcttaattttattttatagtatttttttaccattTGGTTTTAATCTTTCTTGGTTaagatcaaattttttagtaccAGAAATTTCTACAGGGAATATTTCTGTATCagaatttacaaaatatttatctttgTCAGTtattaataagaaattactttttaaattaattccTAAAATTTTAGGTCTTTCTTTAGTAAATATGATTCATATAACTGTAAATATTCCTAGTTTTTCTAGTTGTATGAAAATTAATTCTAATATTAACAGAGAATTCAAAGTTCAAGGAAtagcaaatatttttacaggTCTTTTTGGGTACCCtacttattttataaattgtacttctatttattttaataaatctgGAGGTACGACGAAAATGCATTCTTTATTATCAGGCCTATTTCTAATAGGCCTGATTTTCATAGGCCCAATGAGTCGTCAAATACTCCCTCGTATTTTATTAGCTTTTATACCTGTTTATATGGGTGGTGCTTTTGTTATTAGTAATTTATTAGAGCATATATTTGTCGCCAGTTATATTGACATTTCTATCATTTTATTGTCTACTATTATAGGTATTTATAATCCTATATTAGGATTAATATGTGGATCTCTGTatcaattattaattttttatatttctcttAAAATTAGTAATAATGAATATGAAGAGTTAAATGagtattataaaaagatacagaagaattataaaatggTTAAGATTGATTTTCCGGcttgttttattaataaagagaaattgaaaaaaaatttgaaaattgaaagtaataaaattttgatagATATGAGAAATTGTCAATATATTGATTATGAAGGGAATGAAATGATATTAGAGATTATTAGGAATATGGAAGGAGAAGTATTGATGATTGGGGATCCcattaatttatacaaaGAGAAATTTAGAAGtgtattaatttaa
- a CDS encoding alpha-soluble NSF attachment protein, with the protein MENLKDKLIREAESLRKKKYLLFFIPISNPDYESSADKFRELSSLCQTKEEKLKYLLESVNTYLLNPIEYNRYNAFLIYQNIAEIYESDSLAIKYFILSGDMALSCNKENLAAKSYEKAFEISTNINEKINLMNKIVQCYNTNSWKHHKQNSLKILASLLFENGEYEKAAGNYLLIKSSLYNMCAGICYYLEGVESDLDVENEHKKIYESLSKGNEEIKKSVDEYVENNGVDKDVKKVLQVLLDKMSPENDIL; encoded by the coding sequence ATGGAAAATCTAAAAGACAAACTCATCAGAGAAGCAGAATCTCTTCGTAAAAAGAAATACcttcttttctttattccCATTTCTAATCCAGACTACGAATCTTCTGCCGACAAATTTAGAGAACTTTCTTCTCTTTGTCAAactaaagaagaaaaactaaaataCCTATTAGAATCTGTCAATACATATCTACTTAATCCTATAGAATATAACAGATATAatgcttttttaatttaccAAAATATAGCAGAAATTTATGAATCAGATTCACTAgctataaaatatttcattttaagTGGTGACATGGCTTTATCTtgtaataaagaaaatctCGCCGCCAAGTCGTACGAGAAGGCATTCGAAATTAGtacaaatattaatgagaaaataaatcttaTGAATAAAATAGTACAATGTTATAACACTAATAGTTGGAAACATCATAAACAAAACAGTCTTAAGATATTGGCGagtttattatttgaaaatgGGGAATATGAGAAAGCAGCAGggaattatttattaataaagagTAGTCTTTATAATATGTGTGCAGGGATATGTTATTATTTAGAGGGAGTAGAAAGTGATTTGGATGTTGAGAATGAacataaaaagatttatgaAAGTTTAAGTAAAGGgaatgaagaaataaagaagagTGTGGATGAGTATGTGGAAAATAATGGGGTAGATAAAGATGTAAAGAAAGTTTTACAAGTATTATTAGATAAAATGAGTCCAgaaaatgatatattataa
- a CDS encoding ATP-dependent RNA helicase gives MDEIKKIKGGSFKTLNLNKNLLYNIPFSNPTPIQRKIIPLILKHKSVLGIGRTGSGKTYCYLIPTLQRALENENILIIVPTRELITQVKRNIKYLSRNINIPGTIEVITPYQFTSRSFDLLVVDEIDRILEEKDLRKEFENINEKLECQKIFFSATKPDIHLDMEIVEVDNKINENIKYKFYYIPSISKESVLLNILFSSKADLFKLDLSNSKDVSSSKLDSKDVSSTKDLDSNIIYSSKPDLTNLDINKSNKDHDKLDQISNNKIVIFVGTKYTVDYLLEILKDFNYKSKGIYSSMDTQARLKNYKDFINNKFNILIVTDLAARGLDIPLLDTVINYDLSDDRTFIHRVGRIRGTGTAYSFVTYQDIFHFYNIQETYLKNVELGTLPSKILDKYNVEKYLYLKNKTTKGYEKCLKFRNKVCVPEEYKNKINEIEIHSDFKTKELLNNKLQKHFNKKKIKEKKIEEDNKFRDQFYIPYNRKDSKIYSSVFGVMKDDYVKEKREKYNYKRARTKTRSKL, from the coding sequence ATGGATgaaattaagaaaataaaaggaggatcatttaaaactttgaatcttaataaaaatctccTCTACAACATCCCCTTCTCAAATCCAACTCCAATCCAGAGGAAAATCATCCCTCTGATTCTTAAGCACAAATCTGTCCTGGGAATAGGCAGGACAGGAAGCGGGAAGACTTACTGCTACCTCATCCCGACACTACAAAGGGCACTAGAGAATGAAAATATACTCATAATAGTACCAACTAGGGAATTAATAACACAAGtcaaaagaaatataaaatatctaagtagaaatataaatataccaGGGACTATAGAAGTAATTACTCCTTATCAATTTACTAGTAGATCTTTTGATCTACTAGTAGTAGATGAAATAGATAGAattttagaagaaaaagatttaagaaaagaatttgaaaatataaatgagAAATTAGAATGTCAGAAGATATTCTTTAGTGCTACTAAACCAGATATACATTTAGATATGGAGATAGTAGAAGTAGATAATAAGATAAAtgagaatataaaatataaattctaTTATATACCAAGTATAAGTAAAGAGAGTGTCCTACTGAACATATTATTTAGTAGTAAAGcagatttatttaaattagatTTATCTAATAGTAAAGATGTATCTAGTAGTAAATTAGATAGTAAAGATGTATCTAGTACTAAAGATTTAGATagtaatattatatatagtaGTAAACCAGATCTAACTAATttagatataaataaatcaaataaaGATCACGATAAACTAGATCAAATTAGTAATAATAAGATAGTTATATTCGTGGGTACAAAATACACTGTGGATTACTTACTAGAAATACTAAAAGACTTCaattataaatcaaaaGGGATTTACTCAAGTATGGACACACAAGCAAGACTAAAAAACTacaaagattttataaataacaaatttaaCATTCTAATAGTCACAGATTTAGCAGCAAGAGGCTTAGATATTCCACTTCTAGACACAGTAATAAATTACGACTTATCAGATGATAGAACATTCATCCACAGAGTAGGAAGAATCAGAGGAACAGGCACTGCTTATTCATTCGTCACATACCAAGACATATTCcacttttataatattcaaGAAACATATCTTAAAAATGTAGAACTGGGCACTTTACCCTCAAAAATACtagataaatataatgtagagaaatatttatacttgaaaaataaaacaacaaaaggatatgaaaaatgtctgaaatttagaaataaagtGTGTGTACCtgaagaatataaaaataagataaatGAGATAGAAATACATAGTGATTTTAAGACtaaagaattattaaataataaattacagaaacattttaataagaagaaaattaaagaaaagaaaatagaagaagataataaatttagagaTCAGTTTTATATACCTTATAATAGGAAAGatagtaaaatatatagTAGTGTGTTTGGGGTGATGAAAGATGACTATGTGAAAGAGAAAAGGGAGAAGTATAATTATAAGAGGGCAAGGACCAAAACAAGaagtaaattataa
- a CDS encoding ribosomal protein eL14: MKFIELGRLVAPIIKKERNIKAIIIGIIDSTFVVLKKSNGENEVCPVSSLILLDEVYDIKNLSSEEIVKLIENKKEEGGASNDFERFKNKLREEVKKNILREKGI, translated from the coding sequence atgaaatttatagaacTCGGTAGACTCGTCGCCcccataataaaaaaagaaagaaatatcAAAGCTATTATCATTGGCATTATTGACAGTACATTCGTGGTCTTAAAGAAATCTAATGGCGAGAATGAAGTATGCCCCGTCTCGTCTCTTATACTACTAGATGAAGTATATGATATTAAGAATCTTAGTAGTGAAGAAATAGTCAAGTTGATTGAGAATAAGAAAGAAGAAGGAGGAGCTAGTAATGATTTTGAGaggtttaaaaataaactgaGAGAAGAAGTTAAGAAGAATATATTAAGAGAAAAAggaatataa
- a CDS encoding DNA mismatch repair protein MSH6, with the protein MHNLKDFIKKQSEKKKEEFLLSTSEEEMFSSLDSPKKILKSSTEGNINDTIITNNSTIINDTYNRNNNDTSTNNSNNNSTNNRNMESGGRYNFLKDIKDKNGNSPTSPNYDKSSLFISPSDLQTLSPFERQFWSIKKDYFDTVVFFKKGKFYELYENDADIASRLFNFRITDRVNMRMAGFPESSLDDWICKFLEAGYKIARVDQLDNMVSKKMKDDKEKILQRELKEVITQGTVADMNHLKTNDSVCTLVIHENTTNISDDTSFNFDIMLFDASTNKIFCKTFTDDENLNTLKTISTKYTIKEYISKRKYNFLKNFIKAEISTTTSDTNCNISSSSMCYGYLYNYMKYLKREKSLNSCQFINLDSDSSGLSLDSNTIKNMDLISTEHDKTLFKLINYCSTPFGQRKLMNWMMTPFGNYKEIKERQELIKIIGEKDIENIEKNMKELGDLERGFSKIRSGNGKFKDLKEIIKKTEIIIKIYEIIMEIFSDKINDKDKNNDNSINIKDRDGDSGKKRAKIYNETNLKETKHNEFINKIVEIKTGEKYQFINRTKLINFIKDYNLNYKIKDDEIVPGKNNSEEISRLLEDKKNIIKKFDEILEKEKIKLKCKEINYKNVGKEIFQLEVPKNINNKVCDQDSVISKNDTNNYFLVSSTKSCNRFYTTEIRSLISEFQILEEKIFQANGKLFNHAVSYFLKSEDLFFNIINDLSDLDCLISSVKFNLKIQGCVPVESNILNVENMGNPIYKEYIRNNYKESNNILILTGSNMAGKSTFMRSLCLNIILYQMGLNVLASKFECSVFDKLYSRMGASDNLRRGESTFMVELNETCHILKNATNRSLVIMDELGRGTSTKDGECIARAVLKKLEEIKCRVLFSTHYHNLILMKYSHGFMNTMIKGGRVVFLYKLKEGRCEDSNGVYVAKLAGVPEEIIKRAEVYKNKYEI; encoded by the coding sequence ATGCATAATTTGAaggattttataaaaaaacaatctgagaaaaaaaaggaagaaTTTCTTCTCTCTACGAGTGAGGAGGAAATGTTCAGTTCACTTGACAGTCCCAAGAAGATACTCAAGTCATCAACAGAGGGCAACATAAATGACACCATAATAACTAATAATAGTACTATTATTAATGATACATAtaatagaaataataatgatACTAGTACTAATAATAGTAATAATAATAGTACaaataatagaaatatGGAATCTGGTGGAAGATATAACTTCCTAAAGGATATCAAAGATAAAAATGGTAATTCACCCACAAGTCCAAATTACGAcaaatcttctttattcATCTCCCCCTCGGACTTACAAACCCTAAGTCCCTTTGAGAGACAATTCTGGTCTATCAAAAAGGACTACTTCGACACTGTcgtcttttttaaaaaaggaaaattcTACGAATTATACGAAAATGACGCGGACATCGCTTCAAGGCTCTTTAATTTCAGGATCACTGACAGGGTGAACATGCGTATGGCAGGGTTCCCTGAGAGCAGCCTCGATGACTGGATTTGTAAATTTCTAGAAGCGGGGTATAAAATAGCCAGAGTCGACCAACTTGATAATATGGTGAGTAAAAAGATGAAAGATGATAAAGAGAAGATATTACAAAGAGAGTTGAAAGAAGTTATAACACAAGGGACAGTAGCAGATATGaatcatttaaaaacaaatgaCTCTGTGTGTACATTAGTAATACATGAAAATACAACAAATATTTCTGACGAtacttcttttaattttgatattatgTTATTTGATGCTTCaactaataaaatattttgtaaaacttttacagatgatgaaaattTGAACACTCTGAAAACAATATCTACAAAATACACGATCAAGgaatatatttcaaaaaggaaatataatttcttaaaaaacttCATAAAAGCAGAAATATCTACTACTACTAGTGATACTAATTGTAATATTAGTAGTAGTAGTATGTGCTAtggatatttatataactatatgaaatatctaaaaagagaaaaatCTCTAAATTCTTGTCAATTTATAAACTTAGACTCTGACTCATCTGGTCTATCTCTAGACTcaaatactataaaaaacatggACTTAATCAGTACAGAACACgataaaactttatttaaacttataaattattgtaGTACACCCTTCGGGCAGAGAAAACTAATGAACTGGATGATGACACCCTTtggaaattataaagaaataaaagaaagacaagaacttataaaaattataggggaaaaagatatagaaaatatagagaaaaatatgaaagaACTTGGAGATTTAGAAAGAGGATTTAGTAAAATACGGAGCGGGAATGGgaaatttaaagatttaaaagagataataaaaaaaacagagataataataaaaatatatgagaTCATTATGGAGATATTTagtgataaaataaatgacaaagataaaaataatgataatagtataaatataaaggaTAGAGACGGAGATAGTGGGAAGAAACGagcaaaaatttacaatgaaacaaatttgaaagaaacaaaacacaacgaatttataaacaaaattgtAGAAATCAAAACAGGtgaaaaatatcaatttataaataggacaaaattgataaattttataaaagattacaatttaaactacaaaataaaagatgaCGAAATTGTACcgggaaaaaataattcagAAGAAATCTCAAGACTACTggaagataaaaaaaatataataaaaaaatttgacgaaattttagaaaaggaaaaaattaaactgaaatgtaaagaaataaattataaaaatgtaggaaaagaaatattCCAACTGGAGGTGCCTAAgaacataaataataaagtatGTGATCAAGATAGTGTAATAAGTAAAAATGATACTAATAATTACTTCCTGGTGAGTTCCACAAAATCTTGTAATAGATTTTATACTACAGAAATTAGAAGTCTAATTTCTGAATTCCAAATTctagaagaaaaaatcttcCAGGCAAATGGGAAATTATTCAATCACGCAGTTTCATACTTCTTAAAAAGTGAAGATTTATTCTTTAACATTATAAACGATCTATCAGATTTAGACTGCTTAATTTCAAGTGTAAAATTCAACCTAAAAATTCAAGGATGTGTACCAGTTGAATCAAACATATTAAATGTAGAAAATATGGGTAATCcaatatataaagaatatataagaaataattataaagaatCCAATAATATCTTAATACTAACAGGATCAAATATGGCAGGGAAATCTACATTCATGAGATCACTCTgtctaaatataattctatACCAAATGGGTCTAAACGTACTAGCCAGTAAATTTGAGTGTTCCGTATTTGACAAATTATATTCAAGAATGGGCGCCAGTGACAATTTGAGACGAGGCGAGTCGACTTTTATGGTAGAATTAAATGAGACATGTCATATACTAAAAAACGCGACAAACAGATCATTAGTCATAATGGATGAATTAGGACGAGGAACTAGTACAAAAGACGGGGAATGTATAGCGAGAGCAgtacttaaaaaattagaagagATAAAATGTCGTGTACTGTTTAGTACACATTatcataatttaatattgatGAAGTATAGTCATGGATTTATGAATACGATGATAAAAGGAGGAAGAGTGGTGTTTTTGTATAAACTTAAAGAAGGGAGATGTGAAGACTCGAATGGGGTTTATGTGGCGAAACTTGCAGGTGTGCCTGaggaaataataaaaagagcagaggtttataaaaataagtatgAAATATga
- a CDS encoding homeobox domain-containing protein 5, with translation MAIIMRKQLYSEAIIGLLKLKKEDKRPPNRNKKTRVQNYVLRAIFNRVKYPTTDVKSDIGVLLNLSLKSINVWFQNERQTVKCDKSDRNRSADISSQTILELYYRAIEIYS, from the coding sequence ATGGCCATAATAATGAGAAAGCAATTATACAGTGAAGCTATAATAGGTTTATTGAAATTGAAGAAAGAGGATAAAAGACCTCCAAACAGGAACAAGAAGACTCGTGTACAAAATTATGTACTCAGagcaatttttaataggGTTAAATACCCAACTACGGATGTGAAGAGTGATATAGGCGTACTATTGAATTTAAGCCTAAAGTCGATTAATGTTTGGTTTCAAAATGAGAGACAAACGGTCAAATGTGATAAGAGCGACAGAAACAGAAGTGCCGATATAAGTTCTCAGACCATACTAGAACTATACTACAGGGCCATAGAAATATATAGCtaa